The following coding sequences lie in one Caloranaerobacter sp. TR13 genomic window:
- a CDS encoding sugar ABC transporter substrate-binding protein encodes MSKKLIQAFLQIIVVLLILSSPLLIVNYRKQINEKRIEKEETWRGVITLWDFPRLNVKTGSRYGWILDKIKKFERENPGVYIELKPIDWKKGPIELEEAIKTGRYPDIAPIAADFNYMREDILEPLDRFFTKEEKNKFKYQALRAVTYNGKMWGVPFMMTTYVMYLNLDLFMERGVEPPIDGNWTYEEFVEKMKMLTWDSDNDGKIDHYGFTSFIKPNYYNVWGIILSDGADIIDENSGKYIFYGDKALKGLNKLIDLKYKYKVTPENFGMLNENEAWEMFYKKKNVAVYPTGTWALRVLENLRNKGEGFEFTVANYPIGDMRLPVSLNNSISAYGIFKQENEAKLKMCVKFLKYITREKYQKELEDLGVFPAKSGVTDLYMYDSKMKRIENSLSYTKIIPRHEKWKEIDKILQNQIKLALIGEKSSKEALDDAKEQIQKLYMNEK; translated from the coding sequence ATGTCAAAAAAGCTTATACAAGCATTTCTGCAAATTATAGTAGTTCTATTGATATTGTCTAGCCCTTTATTAATTGTTAATTATAGAAAACAAATAAATGAAAAAAGAATAGAAAAAGAAGAGACATGGAGGGGAGTAATAACTCTTTGGGATTTTCCACGATTAAATGTTAAAACTGGTAGTAGATATGGTTGGATATTAGATAAAATTAAAAAATTTGAAAGAGAAAATCCAGGTGTTTATATAGAACTTAAGCCTATTGATTGGAAAAAAGGCCCCATTGAATTAGAAGAAGCTATAAAAACAGGCAGATATCCAGATATTGCTCCAATAGCAGCTGATTTTAATTATATGAGAGAAGATATATTAGAGCCTTTGGATAGATTTTTTACAAAAGAAGAAAAAAATAAATTCAAATATCAAGCTTTAAGAGCTGTTACCTATAACGGTAAAATGTGGGGAGTACCTTTTATGATGACGACTTATGTTATGTATCTCAATTTAGATCTTTTCATGGAGCGAGGAGTTGAACCTCCAATTGATGGTAATTGGACTTATGAGGAATTTGTTGAAAAAATGAAAATGCTAACATGGGATTCAGATAATGATGGTAAGATAGACCATTATGGTTTTACTTCTTTTATTAAACCAAATTATTATAATGTATGGGGTATTATACTTAGTGATGGTGCCGATATAATTGATGAAAACAGTGGCAAATATATTTTTTATGGAGATAAGGCACTTAAAGGTTTAAACAAGTTAATTGATTTAAAATATAAATATAAAGTGACTCCAGAAAATTTTGGAATGTTGAATGAGAATGAAGCATGGGAAATGTTTTATAAAAAGAAAAATGTAGCTGTATACCCAACTGGCACTTGGGCTTTAAGAGTTTTAGAGAATCTTAGGAATAAAGGAGAAGGTTTTGAGTTTACTGTAGCAAATTATCCTATAGGAGACATGAGATTACCTGTATCACTTAATAATAGCATAAGTGCATATGGTATATTCAAACAGGAAAATGAAGCAAAGCTTAAGATGTGTGTAAAATTTTTAAAATATATCACTAGGGAGAAATATCAAAAAGAATTAGAGGATTTAGGAGTATTTCCTGCAAAATCAGGTGTAACAGATTTATATATGTATGACAGTAAAATGAAGAGAATAGAAAATTCATTATCGTATACAAAAATAATTCCTCGACACGAGAAATGGAAAGAAATTGATAAAATTCTTCAAAACCAAATTAAACTGGCACTGATTGGTGAAAAAAGTAGTAAAGAAGCATTAGATGATGCCAAAGAGCAAATACAGAAATTGTATATGAATGAGAAATAA
- the murB gene encoding UDP-N-acetylmuramate dehydrogenase, which yields MNTKKIVEIFKERFSESEILIDEPMKNHTSFKIGGPADILFIPKEIEQISQAVTLCKELDVDYFIMGNGSNLLVSDKGIRGVVIKISENLSNVKVKGNKIIAQSGILLSKLSKIALKYSLTGLEFASGIPGSLGGAITMNAGAYGGEMKDVVTLVRCIDEKGEIIEFTNEQMKFGYRSSIIDERELIVVEVEMELKNGNYEDIKKYMDELTQKRTSKQPLNLPSAGSTFKRPEGHYAGKLIEDAGLRGLRFGDAQVSEKHCGFVVNLGNATCNDVLTLIKVIQKTVRDKFGVELKTEVKIIGEE from the coding sequence TTGAATACGAAAAAAATTGTAGAGATTTTTAAAGAAAGATTTTCAGAAAGTGAAATATTAATAGATGAACCAATGAAAAATCATACTTCATTTAAGATTGGAGGCCCTGCAGATATTTTATTTATACCTAAAGAGATTGAGCAAATTTCTCAAGCTGTAACTCTATGTAAAGAATTAGACGTAGATTACTTTATAATGGGTAATGGTTCAAATTTACTTGTAAGCGATAAAGGCATAAGAGGAGTAGTAATAAAAATTTCAGAAAATCTAAGCAATGTTAAAGTTAAAGGCAATAAGATTATAGCACAATCAGGTATTTTATTATCTAAATTGTCTAAAATTGCATTAAAATATTCTTTGACCGGCTTAGAGTTTGCAAGTGGGATACCTGGTTCCTTAGGTGGTGCTATAACTATGAATGCAGGAGCTTATGGTGGAGAAATGAAGGATGTTGTAACGTTAGTAAGATGCATTGATGAAAAGGGTGAAATTATAGAGTTTACAAATGAACAGATGAAGTTTGGCTATAGAAGTAGTATTATAGATGAGAGAGAATTAATAGTTGTTGAAGTTGAAATGGAACTTAAAAACGGTAATTATGAAGATATAAAGAAGTATATGGATGAACTTACACAAAAAAGGACTTCTAAACAACCTCTAAACCTTCCAAGTGCTGGCAGTACGTTTAAAAGACCAGAAGGACATTATGCTGGAAAATTAATAGAAGATGCAGGTCTAAGAGGCTTGAGATTTGGAGATGCACAAGTTTCTGAAAAACACTGTGGTTTTGTTGTGAATTTAGGTAATGCTACTTGTAATGATGTTCTAACTTTAATTAAAGTTATTCAAAAAACAGTTAGAGATAAATTTGGCGTCGAACTCAAAACAGAAGTTAAGATTATTGGAGAAGAATAA
- a CDS encoding PHP domain-containing protein, translated as MKIFADYHTHTKYSHGKGTIRENVESARKKGLKEIAICDHGPNHIGFGVKIENFKRMREEIDKLNEEYKDIKILLGVEANIISYNGEIDADDKIIDMLDILLVGFHFGARPKTIKDAYNFYIVNYTGKIISSVAEKARYMNTMAIIKAINNYNIDIITHPGAKVNIDTRELAKAAAKKGTALEINASHGYLNLEYIKIAMKENVKFAINSDAHTPDDVGNVKRGIERAIKAGLKANQIINVLDEKERG; from the coding sequence ATGAAGATTTTTGCTGATTATCATACACATACTAAGTATAGCCATGGAAAGGGTACTATTAGAGAAAATGTAGAGAGCGCTAGAAAAAAAGGGCTTAAGGAGATAGCTATATGCGACCATGGTCCTAATCATATAGGGTTTGGTGTCAAAATAGAAAACTTTAAAAGAATGAGAGAAGAAATAGATAAGTTAAATGAAGAATATAAAGATATAAAAATTCTTCTGGGTGTTGAAGCTAATATAATAAGCTATAACGGAGAGATTGATGCCGACGATAAAATAATAGACATGCTAGATATTTTACTTGTTGGTTTCCATTTTGGAGCTAGACCTAAAACTATAAAAGATGCATATAATTTTTATATTGTAAATTATACAGGCAAAATCATTTCATCTGTAGCTGAGAAAGCTAGATATATGAATACGATGGCCATTATAAAAGCTATTAATAACTATAATATTGATATAATAACTCACCCAGGTGCAAAGGTTAATATAGATACTAGAGAACTTGCAAAAGCAGCAGCAAAGAAAGGTACAGCGTTAGAGATAAATGCTAGTCACGGTTATCTTAATTTAGAATACATAAAAATTGCTATGAAAGAAAATGTAAAGTTTGCAATTAATAGTGATGCTCATACTCCAGATGATGTTGGAAATGTAAAAAGGGGAATAGAAAGAGCTATAAAAGCAGGTTTAAAAGCTAATCAGATAATAAACGTTTTGGATGAAAAAGAAAGGGGATAA